DNA from Endomicrobiales bacterium:
CCATAGTTTCGTTGCATGCAGGGGCTGGCGGAACTGAATCGTGCGATTGGGCTCAAATGCTTTATAGAATGTATTCCCGCTGGGCAGAAAAAAAAGGTTTCCAACTTGAACTTATAGATGCGCTTTCTGGTGATGAGGCGGGGTTAAAAAGTGCCACATTTTTGATAAAAGGCGAGTATGCTTATGGTTTTTTGCAATCGGAGCTTGGGGTTCACCGCCTTGTGCGTATATCGCCATTTGACGCAAATAAAAGGCGCCACACTTCTTTTGCTTCGCTTGATGTTATACCGGAAATTGACGATGATATTAACATTGTAATTGAAGAAAAAGATTTGAAAGTTGACACATATAAGGCATCTGGCGCTGGCGGCCAGCATGTAAACAAAACTGAGTCGGCAATTCGCATAACACATATTCCAAGTGGCATAATTGTTGCTTGTCAGACCGATAGATCTCAGCACAAAAACCGCTTAACGGCAATGAAGTTGCTTAAATCTAAACTATATGAAGCAGAACAAGACAAACTTAGAAAATCGGTAGAAAAGCATTATAACGAGAAAGGTTCAATAGAGTGGGGTAATCAAATAAGGTCGTATGTGTTTATGCCATATCAGCTTGTAAAAGATCACAGAACAGAGGCAGAAACTTCTCAGGTAGATGCCGTTATGGACGGAGATATTGATAAATTTATCTCTGCTTACCTGCAGTGGAAACTAACAAAATAGCTCTTACATATTTTAAAAAAGCTGTTTGACAATTTAATTGTAGTAACATTCCTGAAATATCAAAGTAAAACTCTTTTGACAACACTGAGCTAAAAAGGTAAAATTCCAACAAAATTTAATGTATTTTGAGGTATTTATGACAGAGATTTTAACCCCAATTGAACAGATTATTGATGTAAGAACACAAAAACTTAAAAAGCTTGAGTTGGCAGGGGTAAACCCATTTCCGGCTATAAGCCCGCAATCTACAAGCATTAAAATCATTTTAGATAAATTTTTAAGTTTGGAAATAGGAGCATCTTCCCCTGACAAATTTAGCGTTAATGGGCGGATAATTTCTATGCGCGATATGGGAAAGGCGTGTTTTATAAATATTAACGATGCCACAGGTAAAATACAGCTTTACATAAAAAAAGACCAGCTTGAAGGTGATTCATTTGTTTTATTTAAAGAAACCGTGGATATCGGTGATTTTATTAATGTTAGCGGTTTGCCGTTTAGAACAAGAACGGGCGAACTGACATTACAGGTTTTTAGCTGGCAGTTCCTTACTAAGGCAATAAGGCCATTGCCCGAAAAATGGCATGGGCTAAAAGATGTTGAAACTCGTTACCGTCAAAGATATTTAGACCTTATTGCAAACCCGGATGTTAAAGATGTGTTCGTTAAAAGAAGCTTAATTATATCAACTTTCAGAAATGTGCTTGAGCAAAAAGGTTTTTTAGAAGTTGAAACGCCGATAATGCAGTCAATACCAGGCGGTGCGGCAGCGCGGCCTTTTAAAACATTTCACAATGCGTTAAGTATAGAACTTTTTATGAGAATTGCTCCAGAACTTTATCTAAAAAGGCTTGTTGTTGGCGGCCTTGAAAAAGTTTATGAAATCGGACGCCAATTTAGAAATGAAGGAATAGATAGAACACATAACCCTGAGTTTACAATGCTAGAGTTGTATCAGGCATATGCCGACTACAACACAATGATGGACATTTGCGAAATTCTTATTTCGTCTGCTGCAAAAGCTGTTAACTTTGAAATAAAAACACCATTTAAACGAGTGCGCTTATTTGACCTTTTGCAGGAGTGCACAGGGCGCGATGTGCGTAGTGCTTTTGAAAGTGGGAAGTTAAAAGAGCTGGCAATTGAATTAAAACTTGATGTTGCGCCAGATGCCTCAGACAAAAAAATTATAGATGCCATATTTGACCAAAGAGCGCTTAACAAACTTATTGAGCCGACTTTTG
Protein-coding regions in this window:
- the prfB gene encoding peptide chain release factor 2, whose protein sequence is MGGLFEIDRKKETILELERAASAIDFWNNPENAKEQMGKLNALKKAVNEWQALNKEVEELISLRQMYAEEGDESIDTEITFGVQSLAQRTLAIETILKLSGPHDKSNAIVSLHAGAGGTESCDWAQMLYRMYSRWAEKKGFQLELIDALSGDEAGLKSATFLIKGEYAYGFLQSELGVHRLVRISPFDANKRRHTSFASLDVIPEIDDDINIVIEEKDLKVDTYKASGAGGQHVNKTESAIRITHIPSGIIVACQTDRSQHKNRLTAMKLLKSKLYEAEQDKLRKSVEKHYNEKGSIEWGNQIRSYVFMPYQLVKDHRTEAETSQVDAVMDGDIDKFISAYLQWKLTK
- the lysS gene encoding lysine--tRNA ligase, whose protein sequence is MTEILTPIEQIIDVRTQKLKKLELAGVNPFPAISPQSTSIKIILDKFLSLEIGASSPDKFSVNGRIISMRDMGKACFININDATGKIQLYIKKDQLEGDSFVLFKETVDIGDFINVSGLPFRTRTGELTLQVFSWQFLTKAIRPLPEKWHGLKDVETRYRQRYLDLIANPDVKDVFVKRSLIISTFRNVLEQKGFLEVETPIMQSIPGGAAARPFKTFHNALSIELFMRIAPELYLKRLVVGGLEKVYEIGRQFRNEGIDRTHNPEFTMLELYQAYADYNTMMDICEILISSAAKAVNFEIKTPFKRVRLFDLLQECTGRDVRSAFESGKLKELAIELKLDVAPDASDKKIIDAIFDQRALNKLIEPTFVLDYPSVHSPLAKPKASDPVVAERFELYINGQEIANAYSELNNPIIQRERFLEQVSNKAKGDEEAQPYDDDYIIALEHGLPPTGGLGIGIDRLVMFLTNTESIREVILFPLLRP